The nucleotide window GCGCGCCTCCTCGGTGAGCAGCCAGGTGATGAGGCGCGCGGCGTCGTCGGGCTCGCCCCAGCGGCCGAAGGGGAACATGCCGGTGGTCTGCTCGATGATCTCGCGCGAGACGTAGCCGGTGTCCACCGGGCCGGGATTGACGGTGTTGACACGGATGCGGGCCTCGGCGAGCTGGTCGGCAATGGTGAGGGTGACGCCGGCCAGTGCCGCCTTGGCCGCGGCGTAGGCGACCTCCCCGGGCATCGGCCCCAGGGCCTGGCCGGAGGTGAGGAAGACGATGGAGCCTCCCGGCGAGGCCTCGGCGGCGAAGGCCGGCTGGGTGGCGAAGGCCTGGGCCAGCAGGATGGAGGCGCGCGCATCGACCCGCCAGTGCCGGTCGAGGATCTCCTCGCTCAGCTCCCCCAGGGCGCCATCGGGGGCGCTCATCGCCTGGTTGCACACCAGGGCGTCGAGGTGGCCGTGGTCCTCCACCGCGGTGCACAGGACCCGATCGGGCTCGCCGGGCTCAGCGAGGTCGGCGTGGACGGCGGTGAGCCTGGCCCCCTCGGTGAGGTGGCTGCTGATGGAGGTCAGGACCTCGGTGACATCGTCGGCGCCCCACTCCTGGGCGGCATCGTGGGGCGCGTAGTGGTGGATGGCCAGGCTGGCGCCGTAGTCGGCGGCACGGCAGGCGATGGCGTGCCCGATGCCCACGCGGCGGCTGACGCCGGTGACCAGGACGGTGCGCCCCTTCAGGGGCAGCGGGTCGCGGGCGAGGATCGGGGAGACGGCAGCGGGGGCGGAGGAGGGGCGGCTATCGGGATCGGGGGCCGTGCTTATCATCACGTCAGTCTAGGAGGCTGACCCCTTCCGCACTGGGAGTCGGGAGAATTAGGCGGGCGCCCTTCGACGGCGACCGGGGCGGCCAGGAGCGCCGGGCCGGGCGCCGGCCGGAGTCATCGCGAGGCCGGGACTTTAGTCGCGACGACGGCACTCTCCCCCGGGATCACCCCTCCAGCTCTCCTTCAAAGGCCGCGAGGGCGGGGCGGGAGAACAGCACGAAGCGGATGAGCTCAAGACTGCCGCCCTCACGCGGCTGCCCGCTCCCACGGGGTCGGCCGGCCCGCGGGCGGGGCTCTCCGGCCCTCTCGGCCAGTGCGCGGGCGGAGGCGACGGCGATGCGGGCGACCTCTTGGAGCTCCCAGCCGTAGGCGCCCGCGCCGACTGCGGGCAGGGCGAGGCTCCGGCAGCCCAGCTCCA belongs to Actinomyces capricornis and includes:
- a CDS encoding SDR family oxidoreductase → MISTAPDPDSRPSSAPAAVSPILARDPLPLKGRTVLVTGVSRRVGIGHAIACRAADYGASLAIHHYAPHDAAQEWGADDVTEVLTSISSHLTEGARLTAVHADLAEPGEPDRVLCTAVEDHGHLDALVCNQAMSAPDGALGELSEEILDRHWRVDARASILLAQAFATQPAFAAEASPGGSIVFLTSGQALGPMPGEVAYAAAKAALAGVTLTIADQLAEARIRVNTVNPGPVDTGYVSREIIEQTTGMFPFGRWGEPDDAARLITWLLTEEARWITGQVIHSEGGFARWRR